A genomic region of Gossypium hirsutum isolate 1008001.06 chromosome D01, Gossypium_hirsutum_v2.1, whole genome shotgun sequence contains the following coding sequences:
- the LOC121213745 gene encoding G-type lectin S-receptor-like serine/threonine-protein kinase At1g11330, which yields MGKTISCSVLLTLISCFSLQFGTALDTITPSKSIKDPESIISQSGVFRLGFFSFANSSNRYVGILYNQIPVQTVVWVANRNKPLKDSSGILNISDDGNLVFLNGKAEILWSSNVTNLVPNATTAQLLNSGNLVLNNGGGSSLWESFQDPSNAFIETMEIGTDVKKGRKVELKSWKSIDDPSDGNFSFAIEPFNIPEGIIRKNNKLYFRTGPWNGNIFLGVILTGYLDGFYMAADNQQQTYYLTYKFSNNSMSMYYELNSQGKFVERQWDAGKGDWINRYPILQTDCDDYGKCGPFGICDSTKRPICSCLKGFKPRNIEGWSKGNWSSGCLRTTPLQCQRDSNNGSETGQGDDGFLKLKMMKVPAFPDRSSLINRDCKDQCLKNCSCVAYAYDDGIGCMFWGGDLIDVQKFSTRGVDLYIRLPSSELDKGKSKKVIVFTTAIAGIVIITISALFLWCRMAKQRGRNKIWKQIKLQFYSENVEENLIGVKLQQLPLFKFEELATATDNFHRTKKLGQGGFGPVYRGTLDDGKEIAVKRLSKASGQGLEEFKNEVVVISKLQHRNLVRLFGCCVEGEEKMLVYEYMPNTSLDAFLFDPSKLDVLDWRKRFNIIEGISRGLLYLHRDSRLKIIHRDLKASNILLDEELNPKISDFGMARIFGANENQANTKRIVGTYGYMSPEYAMQGQFSEKSDVFSFGVLLLEIVSGKKNTSFYNNEYDLSLLGYAWKLWNEGNIWDIVDKVISEFESDSKNEKEIRRCIHVGLLCVQEYAKDRPNMSTIVSILNSEISNLNTPKQPAFTQTPLITHDVGNKVSLNDVTLTKFDGR from the exons ATGGGGAAAACTATTAGCTGCTCTGTTTTACTAACTTTAATATCTTGCTTTTCCTTGCAGTTTGGTACTGCTTTAGACACCATAACACCATCAAAATCCATCAAAGACCCTGAATCTATAATCTCCCAGAGTGGAGTTTTCCGATTGGGGTTCTTCAGCTTTGCTAATTCCAGCAATCGTTATGTAGGGATATTGTACAATCAAATCCCCGTACAAACAGTGGTATGGGTAGCGAACAGAAACAAGCCTCTCAAAGACTCTTCTGGGATTCTCAACATATCAGATGATGGCAACCTTGTTTTTTTGAATGGCAAAGCTGAGATTCTTTGGTCATCAAATGTTACGAATTTGGTTCCTAATGCAACAACTGCCCAGCTTTTAAACTCTGGAAACCTTGTCCTCAATAATGGTGGAGGAAGCAGCTTATGGGAGAGTTTTCAAGATCCTTCTAATGCCTTCATTGAAACTATGGAGATCGGCACTGATGTTAAAAAGGGTCGTAAAGTGGAGCTGAAATCATGGAAAAGCATTGATGATCCATCTgatggtaacttttcttttgccATTGAACCTTTCAACATCCCAGAGGGCATCATTCGGAAGAATAACAAGCTCTATTTTCGTACCGGTCCCTGGAATGGGAATATCTTTCTTGGCGTAATACTCACCGGTTATCTTGATGGGTTTTATATGGCTGCAGATAATCAACAACAAACGTACTATCTCACTTATAAATTTTCTAATAACTCAATGTCGATGTACTATGAACTGAATTCTCAGGGGAAATTCGTCGAACGACAATGGGATGCGGGGAAAGGGGACTGGATAAACAGGTACCCTATTCTTCAAACCGATTGTGATGATTATGGGAAGTGTGGGCCATTTGGGATATGCGATTCAACGAAACGACCCATTTGCAGTTGCTTGAAGGGGTTTAAGCCTAGGAATATAGAGGGATGGAGTAAAGGTAATTGGAGTAGTGGGTGTTTGAGGACTACCCCTTTGCAGTGCCAAAGAGATAGCAACAATGGGAGTGAAACAGGCCAAGGAGATGATGGGTTTTTGAAGCTGAAGATGATGAAAGTGCCGGCATTTCCGGACCGGTCATCATTAATTAACAGGGACTGCAAAGATCAATGCTTGAAGAATTGTTCGTGCGTGGCTTATGCGTATGATGATGGCATTGGTTGCATGTTTTGGGGTGGAGATTTGATTGACGTGCAGAAATTCTCCACTCGCGGAGTCGATCTTTACATTCGTCTGCCATCTTCGGAGCTTG ATAAAGGGAAAAGCAAGAAGGTCATTGTCTTTACTACAGCCATTGCGGGCATAGTCATAATAACAATTTCTGCACTCTTCTTATGGTGTAGGATGGCTAAACAAAGAG GaaggaataaaatatggaaaCAGATCAAACTCCAATTTTATAGTGAAAATGTAGAAGAAAATTTAATTGGAGTTAAACTCCAGCAACTACCACTATTCAAATTCGAAGAACTCGCCACCGCGACGGACAACTTCCATCGCACAAAAAAGCTAGGGCAGGGTGGTTTCGGTCCAGTTTACAGG GGAACATTAGACGATGGAAAGGAAATAGCAGTGAAGAGATTGTCGAAAGCTTCGGGGCAAGGATTGGAAGAATTTAAGAACGAAGTGGTGGTGATTTCTAAGCTCCAACATCGAAATCTGGTTAGATTATTTGGGTGTTGTGTTGAAGGAGAAGAGAAGATGCTGGTGTACGAGTATATGCCCAACACAAGTTTGGACGCTTTTCTCTTTG aTCCATCTAAACTAGATGTATTGGATTGGAGAAAGCGCTTCAATATTATTGAAGGGATTAGTCGAGGATTGCTTTATCTTCATAGAGATTCAAGATTGAAGATTATACACAGAGATCTAAAAGCAAGTAACATTTTACTCGACGAAGAGTTAAAtccaaaaatttcagattttgggATGGCCAGGATTTTCGGAGCCAATGAAAATCAAGCCAACACTAAAAGGATTGTTggaactta TGGTTATATGTCTCCTGAGTATGCAATGCAAGGGCAATTTTCAGAGAAATCAGATGTATTCAGCTTTGGAGTTCTATTGCTAGAGATTGTTAGCGGAAAAAAAAACACAAGCTTTTACAACAATGAGTATGATCTTAGCCTCTTGGGATAT GCATGGAAACTATGGAACGAAGGCAATATTTGGGATATAGTAGACAAGGTTATTTCAGAGTTTGAATCAGATTCAAAGAATGAGAAAGAAATAAGGAGATGCATACATGTTGGATTGCTATGCGTTCAAGAATATGCTAAAGATAGGCCCAATATGTCTACAATTGTTTCAATACTTAACAGTGAGATTTCAAATCTTAACACTCCAAAACAACCTGCTTTTACTCAAACACCATTAATCACCCATGATGTTGGAAATAAGGTTTCACTTAATGATGTAACTCTTACAAAATTTGATGGTAGATAA
- the LOC121213744 gene encoding pentatricopeptide repeat-containing protein At1g71490 encodes MPSASSRVVLQGLSISRIQKFIPKKWKQSVKPVDIQSNQLSESSDYRGNELKTIFTDDTSMLENLVISLKEFVTRGHILKAFKSYSLIQLHVSSTAYDVILHPISSLLVSCTNLKLLLPGKQLHAQIISLGLEQHPLLVPKLVTFYTKFNLLDDARVVTENCKILHPLPWTLLISSFVKNEHFKEALSAYTKMLNRGIIPDNFTYPSVLKACGEELDVDFGRMVHSSITASCHDWNLYVHNALISMYGKFGKVDVARDLFNKMLERDDVSWNTMIGCYASKGMWQEAFELFDCMHAEGIEPNFITWNTIAGGCLRTRNFKRSLELLSQMKSNGFHLDQVSMIIGLGACSHIGALKLGKEIHGSAIRSCCNEFENVRNAMITMYSRCKDLEHAYILFQSIKERSIITWNSMLSGYTYMDKSEEASFLFQEMLLSGVEPNYVTIASILPLCARVANLQHGKEFHCYITRRKVFEDCLLLWNALVSMYARSGKLVAAKHVFDLMQKRDEVTYTSLIAGYGMQGEGHIAIKLFEEMISLQIKPDHLTMVAVLSACSHSGLVIEGQFWFEKMQSFYGLVPRLEHFSCMVDLYGRAGLLNKAKEIFTRMPYKATAAMWGTLLGACRIHGNTDIGEWAAENLLELRPDHSGYYVLIANMYAAAGCWNKLAKVRTLMRDSGVTKSPGCAWVDVGSVFSPFVVGDTSNPYAPEIYQALDGLTELMKDASYVSDGEVLLEGTG; translated from the coding sequence ATGCCATCTGCATCATCTCGTGTAGTGTTACAAGGCCTCTCTATATCCCGAATCCAGAAGTTCATTCCTAAAAAGTGGAAACAAAGTGTCAAACCTGTAGATATCCAATCCAATCAACTGTCGGAATCATCTGATTACCGAGGGAATGAGTTGAAAACAATCTTTACTGATGATACATCTATGTTAGAAAACCTTGTTATATCTCTCAAGGAATTTGTAACCCGAGGACATATACTGAAAGCATTTAAATCATATTCTTTAATTCAGCTCCATGTCTCTTCCACTGCTTATGATGTTATCTTACACCCCATCTCTTCTCTTCTCGTATCGTGCACAAACCTTAAATTGCTTCTGCCGGGTAAACAGCTTCATGCCCAAATCATCTCACTGGGTTTGGAACAACACCCTCTTCTGGTTCCTAAGCTCGTCACGTTCTACACTAAATTTAATCTTTTGGATGATGCTCGAGTTGTTACAGAGAATTGTAAAATTTTGCACCCATTACCCTGGACTTTGCTTATATCTTCCTTTGTTAAGAATGAGCATTTTAAGGAGGCACTATCTGCCTATACAAAAATGTTGAATAGGGGGATTATACCAGATAATTTCACCTATCCATCTGTTTTGAAGGCTTGTGGTGAGGAATTGGATGTCGATTTTGGGAGGATGGTTCATAGCTCGATTACTGCTAGTTGTCATGACTGGAACCTGTATGTGCATAATGCTTTGATTTCCATGTACGGGAAATTTGGTAAAGTGGATGTTGCTCGTGATTTATTTAACAAGATGCTGGAGAGGGATGATGTCTCTTGGAATACAATGATTGGCTGTTATGCCTCCAAGGGCATGTGGCAAGAAGCGTTTGAGCTCTTTGATTGCATGCATGCTGAAGGAATCGAGCCAAATTTTATAACTTGGAACACTATAGCTGGAGGGTGCTTGCGAACACGGAATTTCAAGCGTTCACTGGAGTTGCTTTCTCAGATGAAAAGTAATGGGTTCCACTTGGATCAAGTGTCAATGATCATTGGGTTGGGGGCATGTTCTCATATTGGAGCCTTGAAATTGGGGAAAGAGATTCATGGTTCTGCAATTCGGAGCTGTTGTAATGAGTTTGAGAATGTTAGAAACGCAATGATTACTATGTATTCTAGGTGCAAAGATCTAGAGCACGCCTATATTTTGTTTCAGTCAATCAAAGAAAGGAGCATAATTACTTGGAACTCAATGCTTTCTGGTTACACCTACATGGATAAGTCCGAAGAAGCATCTTTCCTATTTCAGGAGATGTTGCTTTCTGGCGTTGAACCTAATTATGTTACAATTGCCAGCATCCTGCCTCTTTGTGCTAGAGTGGCAAATCTGCAACATGGCAAAGAATTCCACTGCTACATTACACGGCGCAAAGTTTTTGAGGATTGTTTGTTACTGTGGAATGCTCTTGTCTCTATGTATGCAAGGTCAGGAAAACTCGTTGCAGCTAAGCATGTATTTGATTTAATGCAAAAGAGGGACGAAGTTACGTATACTTCTTTGATTGCTGGATATGGGATGCAGGGAGAGGGACATATTGCTATAAAGCTATTTGAAGAGATGATTAGCCTCCAGATCAAGCCGGATCATTTAACAATGGTGGCTGTTCTATCGGCTTGCAGCCATAGCGGACTAGTAATTGAAGGCCAATTTTGGTTTGAAAAGATGCAAAGTTTCTACGGTTTAGTTCCCCGTTTGGAGCACTTCTCTTGCATGGTCGACCTTTACGGGAGGGCAGGATTGTTGAATAAAGCGAAGGAAATTTTCACAAGGATGCCATATAAAGCAACCGCTGCCATGTGGGGCACTCTCTTGGGAGCTTGCAGGATCCATGGAAATACGGATATAGGCGAATGGGCAGCTGAGAATCTTTTGGAACTTAGACCCGACCATTCAGGTTACTATGTGTTGATTGCTAACATGTACGCTGCCGCTGGTTGTTGGAACAAACTAGCAAAAGTCAGGACTCTGATGAGGGATTCGGGCGTAACCAAGTCTCCCGGTTGTGCTTGGGTGGATGTGGGATCTGTTTTTTCTCCATTCGTTGTGGGGGACACATCGAATCCTTACGCACCGGAGATTTACCAGGCATTGGATGGACTGACTGAACTGATGAAGGATGCCAGTTATGTTTCAGATGGTGAAGTACTTCTCGAAGGAACCGGATGA